One Brevibacterium spongiae DNA segment encodes these proteins:
- a CDS encoding prolipoprotein diacylglyceryl transferase: MSFSPAWLVFTVLGLGLALWMTGIQWRARGGHKGDLWAITVIGVPAAIVGGRIGHVLSAPDTYFGSGGSPLRLLALWDGGFSFWGALILGLVSVWVLTRYQGIRFLPLLDSVAPGLILGHVAGAFSDWFDGRLELATVLAESVWNLLACIVLIVVAKRLRLGYGQVFALYLVLFGLGRILLEALRIGTPAAETARLLLGLPLNVWTAVATLLVGFVWIVVSRLRHRTQETGVYTHGARTLLRRHRRGKHTFEVNAANIDAAGVPVHPQQIPATPQADADAGPRQSAGAEPAGAAGVESASAAGAADAAGAAEEESGIDLSGRHSFGFFGAVTSAISIVPDVRGASGADVRGASGPDVRGASGTESRAEAGPDRPQNTAGPSER; encoded by the coding sequence ATGAGCTTCAGTCCGGCTTGGCTCGTCTTCACCGTCCTCGGACTCGGACTCGCCCTGTGGATGACGGGCATCCAGTGGCGTGCCCGCGGCGGTCATAAGGGCGACCTGTGGGCGATCACGGTCATCGGTGTGCCCGCCGCCATCGTCGGCGGACGCATCGGGCATGTGCTCTCGGCTCCTGACACGTACTTCGGGTCCGGCGGCAGTCCCTTGCGGCTCCTCGCCCTCTGGGACGGCGGCTTCAGCTTCTGGGGTGCCCTCATCCTCGGACTGGTCTCCGTGTGGGTGCTCACCCGTTACCAGGGGATCCGCTTTCTGCCGCTGCTCGACTCCGTCGCTCCCGGTCTCATCCTCGGCCATGTCGCCGGGGCCTTCAGCGACTGGTTCGACGGACGACTCGAACTTGCCACGGTGCTGGCCGAATCGGTGTGGAATCTGTTGGCCTGCATCGTCCTCATCGTCGTGGCCAAACGGCTGCGGCTCGGCTATGGGCAGGTCTTCGCCCTCTACCTCGTCCTGTTCGGACTCGGCCGGATCCTGCTCGAGGCCCTGCGCATCGGCACCCCGGCCGCCGAGACCGCCCGACTGCTCCTCGGCCTGCCGCTCAACGTCTGGACGGCGGTGGCGACACTGCTCGTCGGGTTCGTCTGGATCGTCGTCTCCCGTCTGCGACATCGCACCCAGGAGACTGGCGTCTATACCCATGGCGCCCGCACGCTGCTGCGTCGCCATCGGCGCGGCAAGCACACCTTCGAGGTCAACGCGGCCAATATCGACGCTGCCGGCGTGCCCGTCCATCCACAGCAGATTCCTGCGACCCCGCAGGCCGACGCGGACGCCGGCCCTCGGCAGAGCGCCGGCGCGGAACCGGCCGGTGCGGCCGGTGTGGAATCCGCCAGCGCGGCCGGTGCTGCCGATGCGGCCGGTGCTGCCGAGGAAGAGTCGGGCATCGACCTCAGCGGTCGTCACAGCTTCGGATTCTTCGGAGCGGTCACCTCGGCGATCTCGATCGTGCCCGACGTGAGGGGTGCGTCCGGGGCCGATGTCCGTGGTGCCTCAGGGCCCGACGTTCGTGGTGCCTCCGGGACCGAATCGCGGGCGGAAGCAGGGCCGGACCGACCGCAGAACACAGCGGGTCCGTCCGAGCGCTGA
- the trpA gene encoding tryptophan synthase subunit alpha has protein sequence MTHSGPRTGTTLDSVAEAGRKAALIGYLPVGFPSVEGSIEAMVELVRNGVDIVEVGVPYSDPGMDGPVIQRAAEAALEAGVRTKDVFRAVEAIADAGGTAVVMSYWNLVLQYGVRDFARDLDAAGGGGIITPDLIPDEAGDWLAASDEYDLDRIFLAAPSSTPERLATIVSGTRGFVYAASTMGVTGVRSEVDSHARDLVARLKEAGAERACVGLGVSSREQAAEVAEYADGVIVGSALVRALDADGVPGLGRLAAELAEGCA, from the coding sequence ATGACGCACTCCGGTCCACGCACAGGCACGACTCTCGATTCCGTCGCCGAGGCCGGACGCAAGGCCGCCCTCATCGGCTACCTGCCCGTCGGCTTTCCCAGCGTCGAGGGATCGATCGAGGCCATGGTCGAACTCGTCCGCAACGGCGTCGACATCGTCGAGGTCGGGGTGCCGTACTCCGATCCCGGAATGGACGGCCCCGTCATCCAACGCGCCGCCGAGGCGGCCCTCGAGGCCGGAGTGCGCACGAAAGACGTATTCAGGGCCGTCGAGGCGATCGCCGACGCCGGCGGCACCGCAGTGGTCATGAGCTACTGGAACCTCGTCCTGCAATACGGTGTGCGTGACTTCGCCCGCGACCTCGATGCGGCCGGCGGCGGCGGAATCATCACCCCCGATCTCATCCCCGATGAGGCCGGAGACTGGCTGGCCGCCTCCGACGAGTACGACCTCGACCGCATCTTCCTCGCCGCGCCGTCGTCGACGCCCGAACGGCTCGCGACGATCGTCTCCGGCACCCGCGGATTCGTCTATGCCGCGTCGACGATGGGCGTCACCGGCGTCCGTTCCGAAGTCGACTCCCATGCCCGCGACCTCGTCGCCCGTCTGAAGGAAGCCGGCGCCGAACGCGCCTGCGTCGGACTCGGCGTGTCCTCTCGCGAGCAGGCCGCCGAAGTCGCCGAATACGCCGACGGTGTCATCGTCGGCTCCGCCCTCGTCCGTGCGCTCGACGCCGACGGCGTGCCCGGGCTGGGCCGTCTCGCCGCAGAGCTCGCCGAAGGGTGTGCATGA
- the trpB gene encoding tryptophan synthase subunit beta: MTDVSQETGPYFGAFGGRFIPEALIPALDEIEETWLKSQVDPAFTEELLDLQRSYIGRPSLLTEAARFAQHCGGARVFLKREDLNHTGSHKINNALAQALLAKRMGKTRLIAETGAGQHGVATATAAALLDMECEVYMGEEDTQRQALNVARMRLLGATVNAVTNGTRTLKDAMNEAMRDWVANVQATHYVIGTVAGPHPFPAMVRSFQNVIGVEAREQIVEAAGRLPDAVCACVGGGSNAMGLFAAFLGDADVKIYGFEAGGEGIDSGHHAARFSGGRPGVLHGSATYILQDSDGQTQASHSVSAGLDYPSVGPEHSHLHDTGRVTYEPIVDDEAMEAMRLLSRTEGIIPAIESAHALAGAMKVGRELGPDAVLLVNLSGRGDKDMTTAAKWFDYIDEGAVQV, translated from the coding sequence ATGACCGATGTGAGCCAGGAGACCGGACCGTACTTCGGCGCGTTCGGAGGCAGGTTCATCCCCGAAGCCCTGATCCCCGCCCTCGATGAGATCGAAGAGACATGGCTCAAATCCCAGGTCGACCCGGCCTTCACCGAGGAGCTCCTCGACCTGCAGCGCAGCTACATCGGCCGCCCCTCACTGCTGACCGAGGCCGCCAGGTTCGCCCAGCACTGCGGAGGAGCACGAGTGTTCCTCAAACGCGAGGACCTCAATCACACGGGCAGCCACAAGATCAACAACGCCCTGGCCCAGGCTCTGCTGGCCAAGCGCATGGGCAAGACCCGCCTCATCGCCGAGACCGGAGCCGGACAGCACGGTGTCGCGACCGCGACCGCAGCGGCCCTGCTCGACATGGAGTGCGAGGTCTACATGGGTGAGGAAGACACCCAGCGGCAGGCCCTCAACGTCGCTCGCATGCGTCTGCTCGGAGCCACGGTCAACGCCGTGACCAACGGCACCCGCACGCTCAAGGACGCGATGAACGAAGCCATGCGCGACTGGGTGGCCAATGTGCAGGCAACCCACTACGTCATCGGCACCGTGGCCGGCCCCCACCCGTTCCCCGCGATGGTCCGCTCGTTCCAGAACGTCATCGGCGTCGAAGCCCGCGAGCAGATCGTCGAGGCGGCCGGACGGCTGCCGGACGCCGTGTGCGCCTGCGTCGGCGGAGGATCGAACGCGATGGGTCTCTTCGCAGCGTTCCTCGGCGACGCTGATGTGAAGATCTACGGCTTCGAAGCCGGCGGCGAAGGAATCGACTCCGGTCATCACGCCGCCCGGTTCTCCGGGGGCCGACCCGGTGTCCTCCACGGTTCGGCGACCTACATCCTCCAGGACTCCGATGGACAGACGCAGGCCTCACACTCGGTGTCGGCCGGTCTCGACTACCCCTCGGTCGGTCCCGAACACTCACACCTCCACGACACGGGGCGGGTGACCTACGAACCCATCGTCGACGACGAGGCGATGGAGGCCATGCGGCTGCTCTCACGCACCGAAGGCATCATCCCCGCGATCGAATCCGCTCACGCCCTGGCAGGAGCGATGAAGGTCGGTCGTGAACTCGGACCGGACGCAGTTCTGCTCGTCAATCTCTCCGGCCGCGGCGACAAGGACATGACCACAGCCGCCAAATGGTTCGACTACATCGATGAAGGGGCGGTGCAGGTATGA
- the trpC gene encoding indole-3-glycerol phosphate synthase TrpC encodes MTVLSDIVSGVREDLQTRRNEVPLNEIIARAEAAAPVRSFDLDVEFGVIAEVKRKSPSRGDLAHIPDPGTLAGLYAAGGAHAISVLTEARRFNGSLADLDSVRAAVDIPVLRKDFMVDEYQFYEARAHGADLVLLIVAALDPVQLRDFHALAAELGMTALVETHNREELEVAAGLDARLIGVNTRNLKDLSVDTDRFAPLAELAPAGCTLVAESGVAGGTEVAKYADAGADLVLVGEALVTGGRPQAAVEEYTAIGRQRRAVSAS; translated from the coding sequence ATGACGGTTCTGTCCGACATCGTCTCCGGCGTGCGCGAGGATCTGCAGACACGCCGGAACGAGGTGCCGCTGAATGAGATCATCGCGCGCGCCGAGGCGGCCGCTCCCGTCCGCAGCTTCGACCTCGACGTCGAATTCGGAGTCATCGCCGAGGTCAAGAGGAAGTCGCCCTCGCGCGGCGACCTCGCCCATATCCCGGACCCCGGCACCCTGGCCGGGCTCTACGCGGCCGGGGGAGCCCACGCCATCAGCGTGCTCACCGAGGCCCGCCGGTTCAACGGCAGCCTCGCCGATCTCGACTCGGTGCGCGCAGCCGTCGACATCCCGGTCCTGCGCAAGGACTTCATGGTCGACGAGTACCAGTTCTACGAGGCCCGGGCCCATGGAGCAGACCTCGTGCTGCTCATCGTCGCCGCCCTCGACCCGGTGCAGCTGCGCGACTTCCACGCCCTGGCCGCCGAACTCGGCATGACCGCACTCGTCGAGACCCACAATCGTGAGGAACTCGAGGTCGCGGCCGGACTCGATGCGCGGCTCATCGGAGTCAACACCCGCAACCTCAAAGATCTGAGCGTCGATACGGACCGATTCGCCCCCTTGGCCGAACTCGCACCCGCTGGCTGCACCCTCGTCGCCGAATCCGGCGTGGCCGGAGGCACCGAGGTCGCGAAGTACGCCGATGCCGGGGCCGACCTCGTCCTCGTCGGCGAAGCCCTCGTCACCGGCGGCCGTCCGCAGGCCGCGGTCGAGGAGTACACCGCCATCGGCCGTCAGCGCCGCGCAGTGTCCGCATCCTGA
- a CDS encoding HGxxPAAW family protein, with product MSQSLARNGASDLDKSTIDYAAIADPGHGNSVAGWTGVIIMLIGVTVGCVGFTIHNPTITYVAIGIVVLGLIVGMILRAVGLGNKPKSK from the coding sequence ATGTCGCAGTCCCTCGCCCGCAACGGGGCCTCAGATCTCGACAAGTCCACGATCGACTACGCAGCGATCGCCGACCCCGGCCACGGAAACTCGGTGGCGGGTTGGACCGGCGTCATCATCATGCTCATCGGCGTCACCGTCGGCTGTGTGGGCTTCACCATCCACAACCCGACGATCACCTACGTCGCCATCGGCATCGTCGTGCTCGGCCTCATCGTCGGGATGATCCTGCGCGCAGTCGGTCTGGGCAACAAGCCGAAGAGCAAATGA
- a CDS encoding Trp biosynthesis-associated membrane protein, with product MSKSRGVLIVLVIAAALWALTISAWQAGVGSDTLGPAGVATVTDDSASQASPVATACVAIIAVTGLLAAMLGRIGRFVVLGLAAVAGIGYGITALTAAASPGATSWPIIAAVAAGIGVIGILWVATASARWTNSNRYARSAEAGGEEFDSAATWDALSRGEDVEDDPDSK from the coding sequence TTGTCGAAGTCACGCGGAGTCCTCATCGTCCTCGTCATCGCCGCCGCCCTGTGGGCGCTGACGATCTCTGCCTGGCAGGCCGGAGTCGGGTCAGACACGCTCGGACCGGCAGGCGTGGCCACCGTCACCGATGATTCGGCTTCGCAGGCCTCACCCGTCGCTACAGCCTGCGTGGCGATCATCGCCGTGACCGGACTGCTCGCGGCGATGCTCGGCCGGATCGGACGCTTCGTCGTGCTCGGGCTCGCCGCGGTCGCCGGGATCGGCTACGGAATCACCGCCCTCACCGCCGCCGCATCGCCGGGAGCGACCTCCTGGCCGATCATCGCCGCCGTGGCCGCCGGCATCGGCGTCATCGGCATCCTCTGGGTCGCGACCGCCTCGGCGCGATGGACGAACTCCAACCGCTACGCCCGCTCCGCCGAAGCAGGCGGCGAGGAATTCGACTCGGCCGCCACCTGGGACGCCCTCTCCCGAGGTGAGGACGTCGAAGACGACCCGGATTCGAAATGA
- the trpE gene encoding anthranilate synthase component I → MPCCCSSTRPGPPAIRTPRPASPEGPSVPTEPTDPTASSQGLPIRPSLEQFRALGAQHRLVPVHTQVLADSETPLSLYRKLTDGGPGSFLFESAVAGSWARYSFIGSAPVATLISTDDGFDWTGTPPLGIPTEGDVLEAVTATLELLAVGADESELPPMVSSFVGYFGWDIIRRFERLGPPRPNEHHLPTVQLMIPGDIAVYDHYSGMVTLVANVFNVNGTDAGIDEAHASGVERITSMLDRLRRPSPADIIDVRRADPEVTLRTERQVYLDGVEQAKQEIVDGEIFQVVIGQRFDTPCAADPLSVYRMLRHSNPSPFMYLLNLHDDEGEPVSIIGSSPEALVTVRSGEVVTHPIAGSRPRGATPEADDSLARELLADEKERAEHLMLVDLARNDLAKVCEAGTIDVSDFMDIVRYSHIMHISSTVRGELRPDIGAVDVLRATFPAGTLSGAPKPRALQIIDELEPIGRGIYGGVVGYLSFTGDLDLAIAIRTGVLRQGTMSVYAGGGLVADSVPETEYQESENKAAAVLRAAAAANALTAAADPECGATANQE, encoded by the coding sequence ATGCCCTGCTGCTGCTCGTCGACCAGACCGGGCCCGCCTGCCATACGAACACCCCGACCTGCTTCACCGGAAGGACCATCAGTGCCGACTGAACCGACCGACCCGACGGCGAGCTCACAGGGGCTGCCGATCCGTCCCAGCCTCGAACAGTTCCGGGCCCTGGGCGCCCAGCACCGTCTCGTGCCCGTGCACACGCAGGTCCTCGCCGACTCCGAGACCCCGCTGAGCCTCTACCGCAAACTCACCGACGGCGGTCCCGGAAGCTTCCTCTTCGAATCCGCCGTCGCAGGCTCCTGGGCCCGGTACTCCTTCATCGGCTCCGCCCCCGTGGCCACCCTGATCTCGACCGATGACGGCTTCGACTGGACCGGCACCCCGCCGCTGGGCATCCCCACCGAAGGCGATGTGCTCGAGGCGGTGACCGCCACGCTCGAACTGCTCGCCGTGGGAGCCGACGAATCCGAGCTGCCGCCGATGGTCTCGAGCTTCGTCGGATACTTCGGCTGGGACATCATCCGCCGCTTCGAACGCCTCGGACCCCCACGTCCCAACGAGCACCACCTGCCGACGGTGCAGCTGATGATCCCCGGCGACATCGCCGTCTACGACCACTATTCGGGCATGGTCACCCTCGTGGCCAACGTCTTCAACGTCAACGGCACCGACGCCGGCATCGACGAGGCGCACGCCTCCGGAGTCGAACGCATCACCTCCATGCTCGACCGCCTGCGCCGCCCCAGCCCGGCCGACATCATCGACGTCCGCAGGGCCGACCCCGAGGTGACGCTGCGCACCGAACGCCAGGTCTACCTCGATGGGGTGGAGCAGGCGAAACAGGAGATCGTCGACGGCGAGATCTTCCAGGTCGTCATCGGGCAGCGCTTCGATACGCCGTGTGCTGCCGATCCGCTGAGCGTGTACCGGATGCTGCGGCATTCGAACCCGAGCCCGTTCATGTACCTGCTCAACCTCCACGACGACGAGGGAGAGCCGGTGAGCATCATCGGGTCCTCACCCGAAGCGCTCGTCACCGTCCGCTCCGGAGAGGTCGTCACCCACCCGATCGCCGGTTCGCGTCCCCGCGGAGCCACTCCGGAAGCCGATGACTCTCTGGCCCGCGAGCTGCTGGCCGATGAGAAGGAACGGGCCGAGCACCTCATGCTCGTCGACCTCGCCCGCAACGACCTCGCGAAGGTCTGCGAAGCCGGGACCATCGACGTCAGCGACTTCATGGACATCGTCCGCTACAGCCACATCATGCACATCTCATCGACAGTGCGCGGCGAACTCCGACCGGACATCGGCGCCGTCGACGTGCTGCGTGCGACCTTTCCCGCCGGCACCCTCTCGGGCGCGCCGAAGCCCCGTGCTCTGCAGATCATCGACGAACTCGAACCCATCGGGCGCGGCATCTACGGCGGAGTGGTCGGCTATCTGTCCTTCACCGGCGACCTCGACCTCGCGATCGCCATCCGCACCGGGGTGCTCCGGCAGGGCACGATGAGCGTCTACGCCGGAGGCGGCCTCGTCGCCGATTCGGTGCCCGAGACCGAATATCAGGAATCCGAGAACAAAGCCGCGGCAGTGCTGCGGGCCGCTGCTGCCGCGAACGCGCTCACTGCAGCAGCGGACCCAGAGTGCGGCGCGACCGCCAACCAGGAGTGA
- the hisI gene encoding phosphoribosyl-AMP cyclohydrolase: MSRDVDATPENWRELIRPNSDGLVPVIVQEATSRDVLMVAWMDVEAVSRTLETRRATYWSRSRQEYWVKGETSGHVQHVRSLSLDCDADALLLLVDQTGPACHTNTPTCFTGRTISAD, from the coding sequence ATGAGCCGCGACGTCGACGCCACACCGGAGAACTGGCGCGAACTCATCCGCCCGAACTCCGATGGCCTCGTGCCCGTCATCGTCCAGGAGGCCACGAGCCGGGATGTGCTCATGGTCGCCTGGATGGACGTCGAGGCGGTCTCGCGCACCCTGGAGACCCGACGCGCCACCTACTGGTCACGGTCCCGACAGGAATACTGGGTGAAGGGAGAGACCTCGGGACACGTCCAGCACGTGCGCTCACTCAGCCTCGACTGCGACGCCGATGCCCTGCTGCTGCTCGTCGACCAGACCGGGCCCGCCTGCCATACGAACACCCCGACCTGCTTCACCGGAAGGACCATCAGTGCCGACTGA
- the hisF gene encoding imidazole glycerol phosphate synthase subunit HisF has translation MTAVRVIPCLDVDGGRVVKGVKFADLKDAGDPVELAKRYGASGADELTFLDVTASSGDRETVHDVVRACAEQVFIPLTVGGGVRSVDDVDRLLRDGADKVSVNTSAVANPNLISEISRHFGNQVLVLSLDARRTQGASTASGFEVTTRGGREGTGRCAIEWIREAADRGVGEILLNSIDADGTREGFDLELISAARAAVGVPLIASGGAGAVEHFAPAVAAGADALLAASVFHFGTLSIAEVKDALRAEGIEVR, from the coding sequence ATGACAGCTGTCAGAGTCATCCCCTGTCTGGACGTCGACGGCGGACGCGTCGTCAAAGGCGTGAAGTTCGCCGATCTCAAGGACGCAGGGGACCCCGTGGAGCTGGCGAAGCGCTACGGAGCCTCAGGCGCCGACGAGCTCACCTTCCTCGACGTCACCGCCAGCAGCGGTGACCGCGAGACCGTCCACGACGTCGTGCGCGCCTGCGCCGAACAGGTCTTCATCCCGCTCACCGTCGGCGGGGGAGTGCGCAGCGTCGACGACGTCGACCGCCTGCTGCGCGATGGAGCCGACAAGGTCTCCGTGAACACCTCTGCAGTGGCGAACCCGAATCTGATCAGCGAGATCTCACGGCACTTCGGCAATCAGGTCCTCGTGCTCTCCCTCGACGCCCGGCGCACCCAGGGCGCGAGCACTGCCTCGGGCTTCGAAGTCACGACCCGCGGCGGACGCGAAGGCACCGGACGCTGCGCGATCGAGTGGATCCGCGAAGCCGCCGATCGCGGGGTCGGGGAGATCCTGCTCAACTCCATCGATGCCGACGGCACCAGGGAGGGCTTCGACCTCGAGCTCATCTCGGCCGCCCGCGCGGCCGTCGGTGTGCCGCTCATCGCCTCGGGCGGGGCCGGTGCGGTCGAGCACTTCGCCCCGGCCGTGGCCGCGGGAGCCGACGCCCTGCTGGCCGCAAGCGTCTTCCACTTCGGCACCCTGAGCATCGCCGAGGTCAAGGATGCGCTGCGCGCCGAAGGGATCGAAGTCCGATGA
- a CDS encoding carboxyl transferase domain-containing protein has translation MPRLNAHELVDIVLDGGSFVSWDTTPIPPAGGVSADYAAELAAAAEKSGVDEAIITGEGTIEGRRVAVIAGEFRFLAGSIGVAAAERLVDAIERATLEGLPLLAGPASGGTRMQEGTIAFLSMVKITNAVVAHRKAGLPYLVYLRHPTTGGVFASWGSLGHVTVAEPGSLIGFLGPRVFEAIYGEKFPENVQTGENLHKMGIIDAVIGPERIAGTVSRVLDVLMGAKEVPARVPDPDTAPATVDPDSDAWAAITSSRRPERPGVRDLLRTAANTVLPLNGTGEGEKDPGLLLALAKFGSAPCIVLGQDRFRQDSRAPLGPAALREARRGMRLAGELHLPLVTIIDTPGAALSKEAEEGGIAGEIARSLADLANLDAPSVSVILGEGSGGGALALIPTDRVLSAEHGWLSPLPPEGASAIVHRTTERAAEMAQSQGVHAPMLQATGVVDRIIAEHPDASDEPLDFVARVGATLEFELISLMREPSGRRLARRMDRYRGLGI, from the coding sequence ATGCCACGACTGAACGCACACGAACTCGTCGACATCGTCCTCGACGGCGGCTCCTTCGTCTCCTGGGACACCACACCGATCCCGCCTGCGGGCGGAGTCTCCGCGGACTACGCGGCCGAACTCGCCGCGGCTGCCGAGAAATCCGGCGTCGACGAAGCCATCATCACCGGTGAAGGCACCATCGAAGGCCGTCGCGTGGCGGTCATCGCCGGCGAGTTCCGGTTCCTCGCCGGATCGATCGGCGTCGCCGCCGCCGAGCGCCTCGTCGACGCCATCGAACGGGCCACCCTCGAAGGACTGCCCCTGCTCGCGGGACCGGCCTCCGGGGGAACCCGGATGCAGGAGGGCACCATCGCCTTCCTGTCGATGGTGAAGATCACGAACGCCGTGGTCGCCCACCGCAAGGCCGGCCTGCCCTATCTCGTCTATCTGCGCCACCCGACCACCGGCGGTGTCTTCGCCTCCTGGGGCTCCCTGGGACACGTCACAGTGGCCGAACCCGGATCGCTCATCGGCTTCCTCGGCCCCCGAGTGTTCGAAGCCATCTACGGTGAGAAGTTCCCCGAGAACGTGCAGACGGGGGAGAATCTGCACAAAATGGGCATCATCGACGCCGTCATCGGGCCCGAACGCATCGCCGGCACCGTCTCACGCGTGCTCGACGTGCTCATGGGAGCCAAGGAGGTCCCGGCCCGGGTCCCCGATCCGGACACCGCACCGGCGACGGTCGACCCGGACTCAGACGCCTGGGCGGCGATCACGAGCTCCCGGCGTCCCGAACGCCCAGGCGTCCGCGACCTGCTGCGCACCGCCGCGAACACTGTGCTGCCGCTCAACGGCACAGGCGAAGGCGAAAAGGACCCGGGCCTGCTGCTGGCCCTGGCGAAGTTCGGCTCCGCCCCGTGCATCGTGCTCGGCCAGGACCGGTTCCGGCAGGACTCCCGCGCCCCGCTGGGACCGGCCGCGCTGCGCGAGGCCAGGCGCGGGATGCGTTTGGCCGGAGAGCTGCACCTGCCGCTCGTGACGATCATCGACACCCCCGGTGCGGCACTGTCGAAGGAAGCCGAAGAAGGCGGCATCGCCGGCGAGATCGCCCGCAGCCTCGCCGACCTCGCGAACCTCGACGCCCCCTCGGTGTCGGTCATCCTCGGCGAAGGGTCCGGTGGTGGCGCACTCGCGCTGATCCCGACCGACCGGGTCCTCAGCGCCGAACACGGATGGCTCTCGCCGCTGCCGCCCGAAGGCGCCTCGGCGATCGTCCACCGAACAACCGAGCGGGCAGCGGAGATGGCACAGAGCCAGGGCGTGCACGCGCCCATGCTCCAGGCCACCGGTGTCGTCGATCGGATCATCGCCGAGCATCCCGATGCCAGCGACGAACCGCTGGACTTCGTCGCTCGAGTCGGTGCGACACTCGAATTCGAACTCATTTCGCTGATGCGCGAACCATCGGGCCGTCGACTGGCCCGCAGGATGGATCGCTATCGGGGCCTGGGAATCTAG
- a CDS encoding CaiB/BaiF CoA transferase family protein codes for MANETPETATGPLTGYTVIDLSRALAGPHAGMMFGDLGARVIKVENPGKGDDSRSWGPPFVGPADDPQATYFFSCNRNKESIALDLKSETGKDTLTGLIERADVLIENFRTGVLDRLGFSTARCLEINPRLVILSITGFGHDGPEASRAGYDQIAQGEAGLMSLTGSGPDDMQRVGVPIADLLAGIYGSYGVLAALLERERTGKGKVVRTSLIAGMVGVHAFQGTRATVAGQEPQPGGNHHPSLSPYGLFTCRDGAVQISVGNENLWQKFCAAFDIDPATEGMADNSARVENRPAVIELIEDRFSAFDAADLLAKLTEAGIPSGTVRTLPEVYQWEQALSQGLKVSVDHPVLGDIDLPGPPLRFFDAESSGEVETTRTAHDAPPLLDEDAESIVAWLADGN; via the coding sequence ATGGCGAACGAGACACCGGAGACCGCCACGGGACCGCTGACCGGCTACACCGTCATCGATCTCTCACGCGCCCTGGCGGGACCGCATGCGGGAATGATGTTCGGCGACCTCGGTGCACGAGTCATCAAGGTCGAGAACCCCGGCAAGGGCGACGACTCACGCTCCTGGGGGCCTCCCTTCGTCGGGCCCGCGGACGATCCGCAGGCCACCTACTTCTTCTCCTGCAACCGCAACAAGGAATCCATCGCCCTCGACCTCAAATCCGAGACGGGCAAGGACACACTCACCGGCCTCATCGAACGCGCCGATGTGCTCATCGAGAACTTCCGCACCGGCGTCCTCGACCGGCTCGGCTTCTCCACGGCCCGATGCCTGGAGATCAACCCGCGCCTGGTCATCCTCTCGATCACCGGCTTCGGCCACGACGGACCGGAAGCCTCCCGCGCCGGCTACGACCAGATCGCCCAGGGCGAAGCCGGACTCATGTCGCTGACCGGTTCCGGACCCGATGACATGCAGCGTGTGGGTGTGCCGATCGCCGACCTCCTGGCCGGCATCTACGGCTCGTACGGAGTGCTCGCCGCCCTGCTCGAACGCGAACGCACCGGCAAGGGCAAGGTCGTTCGCACCTCGCTCATCGCCGGCATGGTCGGCGTCCACGCCTTCCAGGGGACACGCGCCACCGTCGCCGGACAGGAACCGCAGCCCGGCGGCAACCACCACCCGTCGCTGTCCCCCTACGGTCTGTTCACCTGCCGTGACGGTGCCGTGCAGATCTCCGTGGGCAATGAGAACCTGTGGCAGAAGTTCTGCGCAGCCTTCGACATCGATCCCGCCACCGAGGGGATGGCCGACAACTCCGCCCGCGTGGAGAACCGTCCCGCAGTCATCGAACTCATCGAAGACCGGTTCTCAGCCTTCGACGCAGCCGATCTGCTCGCCAAGCTCACCGAGGCGGGAATCCCATCGGGCACCGTGCGCACCCTGCCCGAGGTCTACCAATGGGAGCAGGCGCTGAGCCAGGGCCTCAAGGTCTCCGTCGACCACCCGGTGCTCGGCGACATCGATCTGCCCGGACCCCCGCTGCGCTTCTTCGACGCCGAGAGCTCCGGCGAGGTCGAGACCACCCGCACCGCCCACGATGCACCTCCGCTGCTCGACGAGGACGCCGAGTCGATCGTGGCGTGGCTCGCCGACGGAAACTGA